One segment of Cetobacterium sp. NK01 DNA contains the following:
- a CDS encoding ComF family protein, with protein sequence MYYLYYYTDVKKIIFDLKFKNRKGVSKSLSKYIKTSIDSIVMKEQIDTIISVPINKKRFLERGYNQVDEILKSANIKFESIERVKNTKYMYKIKNHIEREKNIKNAFKIRSDYSQKKILIVDDIVTTGTTIKELENELLENQKAEKVVFFTLTVVREYFK encoded by the coding sequence TTGTATTATTTATATTATTATACAGATGTAAAAAAAATAATATTTGATTTGAAATTTAAAAACAGAAAAGGGGTTTCAAAAAGTCTAAGTAAGTATATTAAAACTTCGATAGACAGTATAGTGATGAAAGAACAAATAGACACGATAATATCTGTTCCAATAAACAAGAAAAGATTCTTAGAAAGAGGATATAATCAAGTTGATGAAATTCTAAAATCAGCGAATATAAAATTTGAGAGTATTGAAAGAGTTAAAAATACAAAATATATGTATAAGATAAAAAATCATATTGAAAGAGAAAAAAATATAAAAAATGCTTTTAAAATAAGAAGTGATTATTCTCAAAAAAAAATATTAATAGTTGATGATATTGTCACTACAGGAACAACAATAAAAGAGTTAGAAAATGAACTGTTAGAAAATCAAAAAGCAGAAAAAGTAGTTTTTTTTACATTAACTGTAGTTAGAGAATATTTTAAATGA
- a CDS encoding YraN family protein has translation MMNKRSKGKEYEEKGKKFLESIGVKILDMNFQGSFGEIDIIGYDDNTLVFFEVKYRKNDYFGLPQEAIDRKKRNKIYITAKEFIRKNRLENEKIRFDAIVFFREDLDWIKNIFWGDELGI, from the coding sequence ATGATGAATAAAAGAAGCAAGGGTAAAGAATATGAAGAGAAAGGTAAAAAATTTTTAGAAAGTATTGGTGTAAAAATATTAGATATGAATTTTCAAGGTTCCTTCGGTGAAATAGACATAATTGGCTATGATGATAATACCCTTGTTTTTTTTGAAGTTAAATATAGAAAAAACGATTATTTTGGTTTGCCACAAGAGGCAATAGATAGAAAAAAAAGGAATAAAATATATATAACAGCAAAAGAGTTTATAAGAAAAAATAGGTTAGAAAATGAAAAAATACGTTTTGATGCAATAGTTTTTTTTAGAGAAGATTTAGATTGGATTAAGAATATTTTTTGGGGTGATGAACTTGGAATATAG
- a CDS encoding zinc ribbon domain-containing protein, whose amino-acid sequence MNLEYRCLKCGSDRYIVKTAVIPEKSPGLKIEIGTYYVKTCVECGYTEFYSAKIVDKEFAKSKKGKRYAKATP is encoded by the coding sequence ATGAACTTGGAATATAGATGTTTAAAATGTGGAAGTGATAGATACATAGTCAAAACTGCAGTAATACCAGAAAAAAGCCCTGGATTAAAGATAGAGATAGGAACTTATTATGTAAAAACTTGTGTAGAGTGTGGCTATACTGAGTTTTACTCAGCTAAAATAGTTGATAAGGAATTTGCAAAAAGTAAAAAAGGAAAGCGGTATGCTAAAGCGACTCCTTAG
- a CDS encoding ribonuclease HII, which translates to MKIKNEMYIFDLENGKIVGVDEAGRGPLAGPVVAAVAKLKSFDEKLNKINDSKKLSEKSREELFEIIKEHFYIGIGIATVEEIDNVNILNATFLAMRRALAQIEDEKIFFERVLVDGNHKIREYSGEQLPIIKGDSKSLSIAAASIIAKVTRDRIMLDIAKDYPEYVFEKHKGYGTKLHREIIITKGPIEGIHRKSFLKKILGE; encoded by the coding sequence ATGAAAATAAAAAATGAAATGTACATTTTTGATTTAGAAAATGGAAAAATAGTTGGGGTTGATGAAGCAGGAAGAGGTCCTTTAGCTGGACCAGTTGTAGCAGCTGTAGCTAAGTTAAAAAGTTTTGATGAAAAACTAAATAAAATAAATGATTCTAAAAAGTTGTCTGAAAAATCAAGAGAAGAACTGTTTGAAATTATTAAAGAACATTTTTATATAGGAATAGGAATAGCTACTGTAGAAGAAATAGACAATGTAAATATATTGAATGCAACTTTTTTAGCAATGAGAAGAGCCCTTGCTCAAATAGAAGATGAAAAAATATTTTTTGAAAGAGTATTAGTGGATGGAAATCATAAAATTAGAGAATATTCTGGAGAACAGCTACCTATAATTAAAGGTGATTCTAAAAGTTTATCTATAGCAGCAGCATCTATAATTGCTAAAGTGACTAGAGATAGAATAATGTTAGATATAGCAAAAGATTATCCAGAATATGTTTTTGAAAAGCATAAAGGATATGGAACTAAATTACATCGTGAAATTATAATAACAAAAGGACCTATAGAAGGAATTCACAGAAAAAGTTTCTTAAAGAAAATTTTAGGAGAGTAA